The Streptomyces achromogenes genome window below encodes:
- the prmC gene encoding peptide chain release factor N(5)-glutamine methyltransferase yields the protein MLLAEVAQATQRLADAGVPSPRNDAEELAAFVHGVKRGELHSVKDPDFDARYWEVIARREQREPLQHITGRAFFRYLELQVGPGVFVPRPETESVVGWAIDAVRAMDVVEPRIVDLCTGSGAIALALAQEVPRSRVHAVELSEDALVWTRKNMEGSRVDLRQGNALDAFRDLDGQVDLVVSNPPYIPLTEWEYVAPEARDYDPELALFSGEDGLDLIRGIERTAHRLLRPGGVVVIEHADTQGGQVPWIFTEERGWADAADHPDLNNRPRFATARRATP from the coding sequence CTGCTGCTCGCTGAGGTAGCTCAGGCCACCCAGCGGCTGGCCGACGCCGGCGTGCCCTCGCCGCGCAACGACGCGGAGGAGCTCGCCGCCTTCGTGCACGGCGTCAAGCGCGGTGAACTCCACTCCGTGAAGGATCCCGACTTCGACGCCCGCTACTGGGAGGTCATCGCCCGGCGCGAGCAGCGCGAGCCGCTTCAGCACATCACCGGCCGGGCCTTCTTCCGGTACCTGGAGCTCCAGGTCGGCCCCGGGGTCTTCGTGCCGCGTCCCGAGACCGAGTCGGTCGTCGGCTGGGCCATAGACGCGGTACGCGCCATGGACGTCGTCGAGCCCCGGATCGTGGACCTGTGCACCGGCAGCGGCGCCATCGCCCTCGCCCTCGCGCAGGAGGTCCCGCGCTCCCGGGTGCACGCCGTGGAGCTGTCCGAGGACGCCCTCGTGTGGACCCGTAAGAACATGGAGGGCTCCAGGGTCGACCTGCGCCAGGGCAACGCCCTGGACGCCTTCCGCGACCTCGACGGCCAGGTCGACCTCGTCGTCTCCAACCCGCCGTACATCCCGCTCACCGAGTGGGAGTACGTCGCCCCGGAGGCCCGTGACTACGACCCCGAGCTCGCCCTGTTCTCCGGCGAGGACGGCCTCGACCTGATCCGCGGCATCGAGCGCACCGCGCACCGGCTGCTGCGTCCCGGCGGCGTCGTCGTCATCGAGCACGCCGACACCCAGGGCGGCCAGGTGCCGTGGATCTTCACCGAGGAGCGGGGCTGGGCCGACGCGGCCGACCACCCCGACCTCAACAACCGGCCGCGCTTCGCCACCGCCCGCAGGGCGACGCCGTGA
- a CDS encoding ATP synthase subunit C translates to MSALDTLAAVEIKGNLAAIGYGLAAIGPGVGVGIIFGNGTQALARQPEAAGLIRQNQILGFVLCEALALIGLVMGFVYPTS, encoded by the coding sequence ATGTCCGCTCTCGACACCCTCGCCGCGGTCGAAATCAAGGGCAACCTCGCTGCCATCGGCTACGGTCTCGCGGCCATCGGCCCCGGCGTCGGCGTTGGCATCATCTTCGGTAACGGCACCCAGGCGCTGGCCCGCCAGCCCGAGGCCGCCGGCCTGATCCGTCAGAACCAGATCCTCGGCTTCGTCCTCTGTGAGGCGCTCGCCCTGATCGGTCTGGTCATGGGCTTCGTCTACCCGACGTCCTGA
- the rpmE gene encoding 50S ribosomal protein L31, whose amino-acid sequence MKRDIHPEYVETQVSCTCGASFTTRSTIGSGSIRADVCSECHPFYTGKQKILDTGGRVARFEARFGKAAAGSKK is encoded by the coding sequence TTGAAGCGCGACATCCACCCCGAGTACGTCGAGACGCAGGTCAGCTGCACCTGTGGCGCGTCGTTCACCACCCGCAGCACGATCGGAAGCGGTTCCATCCGCGCCGACGTCTGCTCCGAGTGCCACCCGTTCTACACGGGCAAGCAGAAGATCCTCGACACCGGTGGCCGTGTGGCCCGCTTCGAGGCCCGCTTCGGCAAGGCCGCCGCCGGCTCCAAGAAGTAG
- the prfA gene encoding peptide chain release factor 1, producing MFEAVEELLGEHADLEKKLADPSVHADQANARKLNKRYAELTPIVGTYRSWKQTGDDVETAREFAASDPDFAAEVKELEKQREELTEKLRLLLVPRDPSDDKDVILEIKAGAGGDESALFAGDLLRMYLRYAERVGWKTEIIDATESELGGYKDVQVAVKTKGGQGATEPGQGVWARLKYEGGVHRVQRVPATESQGRIHTSAAGVLVTPEAEEVDVEINANDLRIDVYRSSGPGGQSVNTTDSAVRITHVPTGVVASCQNEKSQLQNKEQAMRILRSRLLAAAQEEAEREAADARRSQVRTVDRSEKIRTYNFPENRLSDHRVGFKAYNLDQVLDGDLDAVIQACVDADSAAKLAAA from the coding sequence ATGTTCGAGGCCGTCGAGGAGTTGCTCGGAGAGCACGCCGACCTGGAGAAGAAGCTCGCCGACCCGTCGGTCCACGCCGACCAGGCCAACGCGCGCAAGCTGAACAAGCGCTACGCCGAGCTCACCCCCATCGTCGGCACGTACCGCTCCTGGAAGCAGACCGGTGACGACGTCGAGACCGCGCGCGAGTTCGCCGCCTCCGACCCGGACTTCGCCGCCGAGGTCAAGGAGCTGGAGAAGCAGCGCGAGGAGCTGACGGAGAAGCTGCGGCTGCTGCTCGTGCCCCGGGACCCGTCCGACGACAAGGACGTCATCCTCGAGATCAAGGCGGGTGCGGGCGGCGACGAGTCGGCCCTGTTCGCCGGCGACCTGCTGCGGATGTACCTGCGCTACGCCGAGCGGGTGGGCTGGAAGACCGAGATCATCGACGCCACCGAGTCCGAGCTGGGCGGCTACAAGGACGTCCAGGTCGCGGTGAAGACCAAGGGCGGGCAGGGCGCGACGGAACCCGGACAGGGCGTCTGGGCGCGGCTGAAGTACGAGGGCGGAGTGCACCGCGTGCAGCGGGTGCCCGCGACCGAGTCGCAGGGCCGGATCCACACGTCCGCCGCCGGCGTGCTGGTGACGCCCGAGGCCGAGGAGGTGGACGTCGAGATCAACGCGAACGACCTGCGCATCGACGTGTACCGGTCCTCCGGCCCCGGCGGCCAGTCCGTCAACACCACCGACTCCGCCGTGCGCATCACGCACGTTCCCACCGGAGTCGTGGCCTCCTGCCAGAACGAGAAGAGCCAGTTGCAGAACAAGGAGCAGGCGATGCGTATCCTGCGCTCCAGGCTGCTGGCGGCGGCGCAGGAGGAGGCGGAGCGGGAGGCCGCCGACGCCCGCCGCAGTCAGGTCCGCACCGTCGACCGCTCCGAGAAGATCCGCACGTACAACTTCCCGGAGAACCGCCTCTCGGACCACCGCGTCGGCTTCAAGGCGTACAACCTGGACCAGGTCCTGGACGGCGACCTGGACGCGGTGATCCAGGCCTGCGTCGACGCGGACTCGGCCGCCAAGCTCGCGGCCGCGTAG
- a CDS encoding arsenate reductase/protein-tyrosine-phosphatase family protein: MTAPDAGRGIGNGERAAEQTTTFGYPRDTFRILHVSTGNVCRSPITERLTRHFVSQRLGLLGGGLIVESAGTWGHEGAPMEANAETVLAEFGADASGFTGRELLDEHVIMADLVLTATRDHRAQVISMGHSAGLRTFTLKEFTRLVNAIDPATLPPLDEGVVMRARALVRAAAALRGWLLAPTLEADEVYDPYGAPLPFFRSIGDEIHQALDPVVTALTGVPTRA; encoded by the coding sequence TTGACAGCCCCTGACGCGGGGCGTGGCATAGGCAACGGGGAACGTGCCGCGGAGCAGACGACGACGTTCGGATATCCGCGCGACACCTTCCGCATCCTCCACGTCAGCACCGGCAACGTCTGCCGCTCGCCGATCACCGAGCGCCTGACCCGGCATTTCGTGTCCCAGCGGCTCGGTCTGCTGGGCGGCGGGCTGATCGTGGAGAGCGCGGGCACCTGGGGCCACGAGGGCGCGCCCATGGAGGCCAACGCGGAGACCGTGCTGGCCGAGTTCGGCGCGGACGCGTCCGGGTTCACCGGCCGGGAGCTCCTCGACGAACACGTCATCATGGCCGACCTGGTCCTGACGGCGACCCGCGACCACCGCGCCCAGGTCATCTCCATGGGCCACTCGGCGGGGCTGCGCACCTTCACCCTGAAGGAGTTCACCCGTCTGGTGAACGCCATCGACCCGGCCACCCTCCCGCCGCTGGACGAGGGCGTGGTGATGCGCGCACGGGCGCTGGTCCGCGCGGCGGCGGCGCTACGCGGGTGGCTCCTGGCCCCGACCCTGGAGGCCGACGAGGTCTACGACCCGTACGGGGCGCCGCTGCCGTTCTTCCGCTCCATCGGCGACGAGATACACCAGGCCCTGGACCCGGTGGTGACGGCCCTGACGGGGGTGCCGACGCGAGCCTGA
- a CDS encoding L-threonylcarbamoyladenylate synthase, which yields MARRYDTNDATDRVTGLREAASAVRRGELVVLPTDTVYGIGADAFSSEAVADLLDAKGRGRNMPTPVLIGSPNTLHGLVTDFSELAWELVDAFWPGALTLVARHQPSLQWDLGDTRGTVAVRMPLHPVAIELLTEVGPMAVSSANLTGHPAPENCDSAQEMLGDSVSVYLDGGPTPGNVPSSIVDVSREVPLLLRAGAISADELRKVVPDLEVAN from the coding sequence ATGGCCCGGCGATACGACACCAACGACGCGACCGACCGTGTGACCGGTCTGCGCGAGGCCGCGTCCGCCGTCCGCCGGGGCGAGCTGGTGGTCCTGCCGACCGACACGGTGTACGGGATCGGCGCCGACGCGTTCTCCTCGGAGGCCGTCGCCGACCTGCTCGACGCCAAGGGCCGGGGCCGCAACATGCCCACCCCCGTCCTCATCGGCTCCCCGAACACGCTGCACGGCCTCGTCACGGACTTCTCCGAGCTGGCCTGGGAACTGGTCGACGCCTTCTGGCCGGGCGCGCTGACGCTCGTCGCCAGGCACCAGCCCTCCCTGCAGTGGGACCTCGGCGACACCCGGGGCACGGTCGCCGTGCGGATGCCGCTGCACCCGGTCGCCATCGAGCTGCTGACGGAGGTCGGCCCGATGGCGGTCTCCTCCGCCAACCTCACCGGCCACCCCGCGCCGGAGAACTGCGACTCCGCGCAGGAGATGCTCGGCGACTCCGTCTCCGTCTACCTCGACGGCGGTCCGACCCCCGGCAACGTGCCCTCCTCGATCGTCGACGTCAGCCGTGAGGTGCCGCTGCTGCTGCGGGCGGGCGCGATCTCCGCGGACGAGCTGCGGAAGGTCGTACCCGACCTCGAGGTGGCGAATTGA
- a CDS encoding MraY family glycosyltransferase: MREYLLTLCITAAVTYLLTGPVRKFAIVAGAMPEIRARDVHREPTPRLGGIAMFFGLCAGLLVADHLTNLNEVFEKSNEPRALLSGAALIWLIGVLDDKFEIDALIKLGGQMIAAGVMVMQGLTILWLPVPWVGTVALTQWQGTLLTVALVVITINAVNFVDGLDGLAAGMVCIAAAAFFMYTYRIWYSYGIEAAAPATLFAAILMGMCLGFLPHNMHPARIFMGDSGSMLIGLVLAAGAISVTGNVDPDNLFSVSGSERSTVHQMVPVYIPLVMPLTIIAIPAADLILAIVRRTWRGQSPFAADRGHLHHRLLEIGHSHSRAVLIMYFWSALIAFGALAYSVNSASMWIVLGVVFLSAIGLGLLLLPRFTPRTPRWAEAFVPPRYRRRRRSAAARRQQPAAASAEPFAGDVEPVADRAEEERQPPVTVGVTGANGATAIGGRRSSKVRI; the protein is encoded by the coding sequence GTGCGTGAATACCTGCTGACGCTCTGCATCACGGCCGCGGTGACGTATCTGCTGACAGGGCCGGTACGGAAATTCGCGATCGTGGCCGGAGCGATGCCGGAGATCAGGGCCCGTGACGTGCACCGGGAACCCACTCCGCGGCTCGGCGGGATCGCGATGTTCTTCGGTCTGTGCGCCGGTCTGCTGGTCGCCGACCATCTCACCAACCTCAACGAGGTCTTCGAGAAGTCGAACGAGCCGCGCGCCCTGCTCTCCGGGGCGGCGCTGATCTGGCTGATCGGCGTCCTGGACGACAAGTTCGAGATCGACGCCCTGATCAAGCTGGGCGGCCAGATGATCGCCGCGGGCGTGATGGTCATGCAGGGTCTGACGATTTTGTGGCTGCCGGTGCCGTGGGTCGGCACGGTCGCCCTGACGCAGTGGCAGGGCACACTGCTGACGGTGGCGCTGGTCGTCATCACCATCAACGCCGTCAACTTCGTGGACGGGCTCGACGGACTCGCCGCCGGCATGGTGTGCATCGCCGCGGCCGCGTTCTTCATGTACACGTATCGCATCTGGTACTCCTACGGCATCGAGGCGGCCGCCCCGGCGACGCTGTTCGCGGCGATCCTCATGGGCATGTGCCTGGGTTTCCTGCCGCACAACATGCACCCCGCGCGGATCTTCATGGGCGACTCGGGCTCGATGTTGATCGGGCTGGTGCTGGCCGCGGGAGCCATCTCCGTCACGGGAAACGTCGACCCGGACAATCTGTTCAGCGTCAGCGGGTCCGAGCGCAGCACCGTCCATCAGATGGTGCCGGTCTACATCCCGCTGGTGATGCCGCTGACGATCATCGCGATCCCGGCCGCCGACCTCATCCTGGCGATCGTGCGCCGCACCTGGCGCGGTCAGTCGCCGTTCGCGGCGGACCGGGGGCATCTGCACCACCGGCTGCTGGAGATCGGCCACTCGCACAGCCGCGCGGTGCTGATCATGTACTTCTGGTCGGCGTTGATCGCGTTCGGCGCGCTCGCCTACTCGGTCAACTCGGCCTCCATGTGGATCGTCCTCGGCGTCGTGTTCCTCAGCGCGATCGGGCTGGGCCTGCTTCTGCTGCCGCGGTTCACGCCGCGCACCCCGCGCTGGGCCGAGGCGTTCGTCCCGCCGCGCTACCGGCGACGCCGGCGCTCCGCGGCCGCTCGGCGGCAGCAGCCGGCGGCGGCCTCAGCCGAGCCGTTCGCGGGGGATGTGGAGCCCGTCGCGGACCGCGCGGAGGAGGAGCGGCAGCCGCCTGTCACGGTCGGGGTGACGGGGGCCAACGGGGCCACCGCGATCGGTGGGCGGCGCAGCTCCAAGGTAAGAATCTGA
- the atpB gene encoding F0F1 ATP synthase subunit A, producing the protein MSNAKTLAFETDCHIFDGCGFPTPGLHSFMFEPLFTVGGIEFNKPMLLSLVSTVVVIGFFWAAFNKPKLIPGKLQMVGEAGYDFVRRGVVYETIGKREGEKYVPLMFALFFFIWIMNLWSIVPLAQFPATAVIAFPAGLAALVYILWMSITFKRHGFIGGFKNITGYDKSLGPVFPMVMFFEFLSNVFIRPFTHAVRLFANMFAGHVLILIFTIGTWYLLNGIGIAYSAVSFLMVLVMTVFELFIQALQAYVFILLSCSYIQGALAEHH; encoded by the coding sequence GTGAGTAACGCCAAGACGCTCGCCTTCGAGACCGACTGTCATATTTTCGACGGGTGCGGTTTCCCGACCCCCGGCCTGCACTCGTTCATGTTCGAGCCGCTCTTCACCGTCGGCGGCATCGAATTCAACAAGCCGATGCTGCTCTCGCTGGTGAGCACCGTCGTCGTCATCGGATTCTTCTGGGCGGCCTTCAACAAGCCGAAGCTGATCCCCGGCAAGCTCCAGATGGTCGGCGAGGCCGGCTACGACTTCGTACGCCGCGGGGTCGTCTACGAGACGATCGGCAAGCGCGAGGGCGAGAAGTACGTCCCGCTGATGTTCGCGCTGTTCTTCTTCATCTGGATCATGAACCTGTGGTCGATCGTCCCGCTGGCCCAGTTCCCGGCCACCGCGGTGATCGCCTTCCCGGCAGGTCTCGCCGCGCTCGTCTACATCCTGTGGATGAGCATCACGTTCAAGCGCCACGGCTTCATCGGCGGCTTCAAGAACATCACCGGCTATGACAAGTCGCTCGGCCCGGTGTTCCCGATGGTCATGTTCTTCGAGTTCCTGTCGAACGTGTTCATCCGGCCCTTCACCCACGCCGTCCGGCTCTTCGCCAACATGTTCGCCGGGCACGTGCTGATCCTGATCTTCACCATCGGAACCTGGTACCTGCTCAACGGCATCGGCATCGCCTACTCGGCGGTCTCGTTCCTGATGGTCCTCGTGATGACGGTGTTCGAGCTGTTCATCCAGGCCCTCCAGGCCTACGTCTTCATCCTCCTGTCCTGCAGCTACATCCAGGGCGCGCTCGCCGAGCACCACTGA
- a CDS encoding LCP family protein — protein sequence MSAESTPEPGTPGEAGTTSGAADRSGPDGRGGQEGWRGPRHRKQRAGRRKGLLIAAWSAAGVLVLGGTGAGYLYFELNGNIKSVDIDQALGTARPTKVDNGSENILVLGSDTRSGTNKKLGGGADDGSARSDTAMVVHVYEGHKRASVVSIPRDTLVDRPACTDTKGVTHDAASDVMFNSAYSTGGAACAVKTVEAISGIRMDHYLEVDFAGFEKLIDELGGVEITTTKAIDDPDSHLKLDAGTHTLTGDQALGLVRTRHGVGDGSDLGRIQLQQAFVKALVDQVKHVGLLTGGTRLYDLADTATKAVTTDSDLGSLNSLMSFASGLQGIGAADMTMVTMPVRYDPSNLNRVLVSEAKAEQVWTALRNDRPVPKAATEGNASGEAAGVVASS from the coding sequence ATGTCTGCCGAGAGCACGCCGGAGCCCGGCACACCGGGTGAGGCCGGCACGACGAGCGGGGCGGCCGACCGGAGCGGTCCGGACGGTCGGGGCGGCCAGGAGGGTTGGCGCGGTCCGCGCCACCGCAAGCAGCGCGCCGGCAGACGCAAGGGTCTGCTGATCGCCGCTTGGAGCGCCGCGGGCGTCCTCGTCCTCGGCGGCACCGGAGCGGGATACCTGTACTTCGAGCTCAACGGCAACATCAAGAGCGTCGACATCGACCAGGCGCTGGGCACGGCGCGGCCCACCAAGGTCGACAACGGCTCCGAGAACATCCTCGTGCTGGGCTCGGACACCCGCTCCGGCACGAACAAGAAGCTCGGCGGCGGCGCCGACGACGGCAGCGCCCGTTCCGACACCGCGATGGTCGTGCACGTCTACGAGGGCCACAAGAGGGCCAGTGTGGTCTCCATACCGCGCGACACCCTCGTCGACCGGCCCGCCTGCACGGACACGAAGGGCGTCACGCACGACGCGGCGTCCGACGTGATGTTCAACTCGGCGTACTCGACGGGCGGCGCGGCCTGCGCGGTCAAGACGGTCGAGGCGATCAGCGGCATCCGGATGGACCACTACCTGGAAGTCGACTTCGCCGGCTTCGAGAAGCTCATCGACGAACTCGGCGGCGTCGAGATCACCACGACCAAGGCGATCGACGACCCCGACAGCCACCTGAAGCTCGACGCGGGCACCCACACGCTCACCGGCGACCAGGCGCTCGGCCTGGTCCGCACCCGGCACGGCGTGGGCGACGGCTCCGACCTCGGCCGCATCCAGCTCCAGCAGGCCTTCGTCAAGGCCCTGGTCGACCAGGTCAAGCACGTCGGGCTGCTCACCGGCGGCACCAGGCTGTACGACCTCGCCGACACCGCCACCAAGGCCGTCACCACCGACTCCGACCTCGGGTCGCTGAACTCCCTGATGTCCTTCGCGAGCGGTCTCCAGGGCATCGGCGCGGCGGACATGACCATGGTGACGATGCCAGTGCGGTACGACCCGTCCAACCTCAACCGCGTCCTCGTCTCCGAGGCCAAGGCCGAGCAGGTGTGGACGGCGCTGAGGAACGACCGGCCCGTCCCGAAGGCGGCCACCGAGGGCAACGCCAGCGGCGAGGCGGCCGGGGTCGTGGCCTCGTCGTAG
- a CDS encoding F0F1 ATP synthase subunit delta, which translates to MTAHGASREAFAAARERLDALTDSTSVDAAQLAGELATVTALLDREVSLRRVLTDPAQAGEAKAELVQRLLGSRISGPAADLVSGLVRSRWSQSRDLVDVLEELASIADLTAAQKAGTLDDVEDELFRFGRIVSSNTELRAALTNRKATVSAKSELLGSLLGSRADAATERLVTRLVTAPRGRSLEAGLEALSKLAAERRDRMVAVVTSAVPLSDPQKQRLGAALAKLYGRPMHLNLDVDPAVLGGIRVQVGDEVINGSLADRIEDAARRMAS; encoded by the coding sequence ATGACCGCACACGGAGCGAGCCGCGAGGCATTCGCAGCAGCCCGTGAGCGTCTCGACGCGCTGACGGACTCCACGTCCGTGGACGCCGCGCAGCTCGCCGGTGAGCTGGCGACCGTCACCGCGCTGCTCGACCGCGAGGTCTCGCTGCGTCGGGTCCTCACCGACCCGGCGCAGGCCGGCGAGGCCAAGGCCGAGCTGGTCCAGCGCCTGCTCGGCTCCCGGATCAGCGGCCCCGCCGCCGACCTGGTGTCCGGCCTGGTGCGTTCCCGCTGGTCGCAGTCCCGCGACCTGGTGGACGTGCTGGAGGAGCTGGCGTCCATCGCCGACCTCACGGCCGCGCAGAAGGCCGGCACGCTCGACGACGTCGAGGACGAGCTGTTCCGCTTCGGACGGATCGTCTCCTCGAACACCGAGCTGCGCGCCGCACTGACCAACCGGAAGGCCACCGTCTCGGCCAAGAGCGAGCTGCTGGGCAGCCTGCTCGGCAGCCGGGCCGACGCGGCCACCGAGCGACTGGTGACGCGCCTCGTGACCGCGCCCCGTGGACGTAGCCTGGAAGCGGGCCTCGAAGCCCTGTCCAAGCTCGCCGCTGAGCGCCGGGACCGCATGGTCGCCGTCGTCACCTCGGCGGTACCGCTGAGCGACCCGCAGAAGCAGCGCCTCGGCGCCGCCCTCGCCAAGCTCTACGGCCGCCCGATGCACCTCAACCTCGACGTGGACCCCGCGGTCCTCGGCGGGATCCGGGTGCAGGTCGGCGACGAGGTGATCAACGGCTCCCTCGCGGACCGCATCGAGGACGCCGCCCGCCGCATGGCGAGCTAG
- the glyA gene encoding serine hydroxymethyltransferase, protein MSVTHAPETDVLRRQDPELAGILLGERERQASTLQLTAAENFTSPAVLAALGSPLANKYAEGYPGARHHGGCEIVDVAERIAVDRAKALFGAEHANVQAHSGSSAVLAAYAALLRPGDTVLALGLPHGGHLTHGSPANFSGRWFDFVPYGLDAETGLIDHEQVRTLARAHRPKAIVCGSTAYPRHIDHAFFREVADDVGAFLIADAAHPIGLVAGGAAPSPVPYADIVCATTHKVLRGPRGGMILCGGDLAERVDRAVFPFTQGGAQMHTVAAKAVAFGEAATPAFAVYAHQVVANARVLAAALQREGLAVTTGGTDTHLITADTAPLGIDGRAARGLLAAAGIVLDWCALPHGDARGLRLGTAAVTTQGMGEAEMTRIAALLAGVLREATDARTARENVRELTLAFPPYPG, encoded by the coding sequence ATGTCGGTCACCCATGCCCCCGAGACCGATGTCCTGCGCCGGCAGGACCCCGAGCTGGCCGGGATCCTCCTCGGCGAACGGGAGCGGCAGGCGTCGACGCTTCAGCTGACCGCCGCCGAGAACTTCACCTCGCCCGCCGTGCTCGCCGCCCTCGGCTCGCCGCTCGCCAACAAGTACGCGGAAGGCTATCCGGGCGCCCGCCACCACGGCGGCTGCGAGATCGTCGACGTCGCCGAGCGCATCGCCGTGGACCGCGCCAAGGCGCTGTTCGGCGCCGAACACGCCAACGTGCAGGCGCACTCGGGCTCCTCGGCCGTGCTGGCCGCCTACGCCGCCCTGCTGCGGCCCGGCGACACCGTGCTGGCCCTCGGGCTGCCGCACGGCGGCCATCTCACCCACGGCTCGCCGGCGAACTTCTCCGGACGCTGGTTCGACTTCGTCCCCTACGGGCTGGACGCGGAGACCGGGCTCATCGACCACGAGCAGGTCCGCACGCTGGCCCGGGCCCACCGGCCCAAGGCGATCGTGTGCGGGTCCACCGCCTACCCGCGCCACATCGACCACGCGTTCTTCCGCGAGGTGGCCGACGACGTCGGCGCGTTCCTGATCGCCGACGCCGCCCATCCCATCGGGCTGGTCGCCGGGGGAGCGGCACCCTCCCCGGTGCCGTACGCCGACATCGTCTGCGCCACCACCCACAAGGTGCTGCGCGGACCGCGCGGCGGGATGATCCTCTGCGGCGGGGACCTCGCCGAGCGCGTGGACCGGGCCGTCTTCCCGTTCACGCAGGGCGGCGCGCAGATGCACACCGTCGCCGCGAAGGCGGTCGCGTTCGGGGAGGCGGCGACGCCGGCGTTCGCCGTGTACGCCCATCAGGTGGTCGCCAACGCGAGGGTTCTCGCGGCGGCGCTGCAACGGGAGGGGCTGGCCGTGACGACCGGCGGCACCGACACGCATCTCATCACCGCCGACACCGCGCCCCTGGGGATCGACGGACGCGCCGCGCGGGGGCTGCTGGCGGCCGCGGGGATCGTCCTGGACTGGTGCGCGCTGCCGCACGGCGACGCCCGTGGGCTGCGCCTGGGCACCGCCGCGGTGACCACGCAGGGCATGGGGGAGGCGGAGATGACGCGGATCGCGGCGCTGCTGGCCGGGGTGCTGCGGGAGGCGACCGACGCCCGGACGGCCCGCGAGAACGTGCGCGAACTGACCCTGGCGTTCCCGCCCTATCCGGGCTGA
- a CDS encoding F0F1 ATP synthase subunit B — protein sequence MSPLLQIAAEEEAQNPLIPEIPELVIGLIAFAIVFFVLGKKLLPNINKVLEERRDAIEGGIEQAEAARTEAQSVLEQYKAQLAEARHEAARLRQEAQEQGATLITEMRAEGQRQREEIVAAGHSQIEADRKAAASALRQDVGKLATELAGKLVGESLEDHARQSRVIDRFLDELEEKAEASR from the coding sequence ATCTCGCCCTTGCTGCAAATCGCGGCTGAGGAGGAGGCCCAGAATCCTCTGATCCCGGAGATCCCCGAGCTCGTCATCGGTCTGATCGCCTTCGCGATCGTGTTCTTCGTCCTGGGCAAGAAGCTCCTTCCGAACATCAACAAGGTTCTGGAAGAGCGTCGCGACGCCATCGAGGGCGGGATCGAACAGGCCGAGGCTGCTCGCACGGAGGCCCAGAGCGTCCTGGAGCAGTACAAGGCGCAGCTCGCCGAGGCCCGTCACGAGGCCGCGCGGCTGCGCCAGGAGGCGCAGGAGCAGGGCGCCACGCTCATCACCGAGATGCGCGCGGAAGGCCAGCGTCAGCGCGAGGAGATCGTCGCCGCCGGGCACAGCCAGATCGAGGCGGACCGCAAGGCCGCCGCGTCCGCGCTGCGTCAGGACGTCGGCAAGCTCGCCACCGAACTGGCCGGCAAGCTCGTCGGGGAGTCCCTCGAGGACCACGCCCGCCAGAGCCGCGTCATCGACCGTTTCCTCGACGAGCTCGAGGAGAAGGCCGAGGCGTCTCGATGA